Proteins encoded within one genomic window of Hypomesus transpacificus isolate Combined female unplaced genomic scaffold, fHypTra1 scaffold_320, whole genome shotgun sequence:
- the ppm1na gene encoding protein phosphatase, Mg2+/Mn2+ dependent, 1Na (putative): MRTARRASAVEVPSFLRQLAKETEKMVTFFFKGGQRDNQSGEDGEFEDDDCYPSPYLDRPILEKHISEGGSQREVNYALASMQGWRVQMEDAHTCMPHLEGELAEWGYFAVFDGHAGSTVAQYCARNLLEHILQTGGVKLENDPDEVKEGIREGFLAIDRHMQKLSRQDNWERSGSTAAAILLSPQHVYFINCGDSRTLLCRDGQVIFYTEDHKPFNPREKERIQNAGGSVTLQRVNGSLAVSRALGDFDFKEVEWRPQTEQLVSPEPEVYELERSPQDEFLILACDGVWDVIGNEELCAFVRSRMQVCNDLREICSQVIDLCLYKGSLDNMSIIIVCFPGAPHVSQEALKKEAELEQLIELKVEEILQILKGRDEDPDFLYVMKFLASENIPGLPPGGGITSKRECIISAYQRLTMSLRPQEPMDIEGSEDSN, translated from the exons ATGCGGACAGCCAGGCGCGCCAGCGCGGTGGAGGTGCCCTCCTTCCTCCGCCAGCTGGCCAAGGAGACTGAAAAGATGGTCACCTTCTTCTTCAAAGGAGGGCAGCGTGACAACCAGAGCGGCGAGGATGGCGAGTTCGAGGACGACGATTGTTACCCCAGTCCTTACCTGGACCGGCCCATCCTGGAGAAGCACATCTCGGAGGGGGGGTCACAGAGGGAGGTGAACTACGCCCTGGCCAGcatgcagggctggagggtgcagATGGAGGATGCCCACACCTGCATGCCTCATCTGGAGGGGGAGCTGGCTGAGTGGGGCTACTTTGCCGTGTTTGACGGACACGCCGGTAGCACCGTAGCACAGTACTGCGCCAGGAACCTGCTGGAACACATCCTCCAAACAG GGGGAGTAAAGCTTGAGAACGACCCAGacgaggtgaaggaggggatcCGGGAGGGCTTCCTGGCGATAGACAGGCACATGCAGAAGCTCTCTCGCCAGGACAACTGGGAACGCAGTGGCTCCACCGCGGCGGCTATCCTACTGTCCCCGCAACACGTCTACTTCATCAACTGTGGCGACTCACGCACGCTCCTCTGCCGTGACGGACAG GTGATCTTTTACACAGAGGACCACAAGCCTTTCAACCCCAGGGAGAAGGAGCGGATCCAGAATGCTGGTGGGTCAGTAACCCTGCAACGGGTCAACGGTTCCCTCGCCGTCTCCCGTGCACTGGGGGACTTTGACTTCAAGGAG GTGGAGTGGCGTCCGCAGACGGAGCAGCTGGTGTCTCCGGAGCCCGAGGTGTACGAGCTGGAGCGCTCGCCGCAGGACGAGTTCCTGATCCTGGCATGCGACGGCGTGTGGGACGTCATCGGGAATGAAGAGCTATGTGCCTTCGTCAGGAGCAGGATGCAGGTCTGTAACGACCTGAGGGAGATCTGCTCACAGGTCATCGACCTCTGTCTCTACAAG GGCAGCTTGGACAACATGAGCATCATCATCGTGTGCTTCCCTGGAGCCCCCCATGTCTCCCAGGAGgccctgaagaaggaggccgaGCTGGAGCAGCTCATAGAACTCAAAGTAGAAG AGATTCTTCAGATACTGAAGGGCAGGGATGAAGATCCTGACTTTCTGTATGTGATGAAGTTCCTGGCCTCTGAAAACATCCCTGGTCTACCACCAGGAGGTGGCATCACGAGCAA GAGAGAGTGCATTATCTCAGCCTACCAGAGACTTACCATGTCCCTCAGACCCCAGGAACCAATG GATATTGAAGGATCTGAGGACTCCAACTAA